The region AAAATACCAAAAGAAGAAATCAAAAGGTGGTCAATTTGAATGGATTTAATAAAATCTCCTTTGTTTTTTAAAGGAACTTCAAATGTGTAGCAAAAATCATTTATTAATACGTAGTCATCAGATAGTTTCTTAAGGATATTTTCTACTTTATGTTCACCAATTGCTCCGTAAATTGTATTATTTAATTTTTTAATGGTTTCGGTTTTTCTTTCCAGTTTTTGTAAATCTTGAAAACTACTTTGATCTACGACATTTTGAAAGTTTTCTGAAATGTAATTCAGATGTTCTTTCTTTTTTGAAAAGTATTTTTTTTGCTTGATATTTAAAGATTTTAATTTTGATAGGAAAAACAAATTGAACAAACCAAAATTGTGCATTAATTATAAGATTGTTCAAATAGTCTTTTATAGTAGGAATTATTTTGTTGTTGGTTTTTGGAAGCTCCTCAATTTCTCGATTTAAATCATCAAGTTTTTGTCTTAATTGTTGTTTATAATTAATGACTTTTTGTGGTATAGAAATTTCTAATTCTGAAAGTTCATTTTCTAAACAATTAATTTCATCAGTTACTATCTTTTTATGCTCTGATACGATTTTTTGTTTTTTGAAATTATAATTTTTTTGGAAATCGATTAATTCATTTAAAGAACTAAATTCATCAATATTGTTATTGATTAATTCGAATTGTATATTATACAGGCATCCAATTGTATTATAAGTTAGACACATATTTTTTAGATTAATTACAATTTCATCTTTGATAATTCAATCTCTAGTTTGTCAAAATTTTCTTCATTTTTATCTACAACATAAGGTTTAAGTTTTTGACATTCTTCCTTTGTTTCAAAAAGCATTTTAAAAACGACTTTTGTCTCATTTTCAGAAAGAGCATCAAAGGTTGCTAATATTTGAAAAAGTGGTTTAGAATGGCGTTTCCAGGCAATAAGATTCGGTTTTTCTATTTTGATGAATTCGACATCGTTTTCATAGTTTCCTTTTTCAGAACCGTGCATAGTGAATTTCCATATTCCGCCTTCGCGAAAGTCAAACTCATGAAAAGTATTGGTGAAACCATTCGGTCCCCACCAATTTTTTAAATGTTTAGGCTCGCTCCAGGCTTTAAAAACAAGTTCTTGCGAAAAATTTAAAACTCGTGTCGTAACAATTTCTGAATCTGGCGTTGTGGAAAGGATTTCTGAAGTCATTTTTTTATTCTTGAGGTTCTTCAAAGTTGTCGTAATAGGTAAAATCCTTGGCGATTTTTCCGTTTTCAATTGTAAAAATGGTGCAGATCGGCAATTCAAATTTGGATTTATCGGGAGCAGTTCCGGTAGAAACAAACTCTACGATAATATGTTTTTCGCCCGAAAGATAAATTTGCAGGATTTTATCATGAACATCCGGAAACATATCACTCAGTTCTGTATATTTTGTGATGATTTGCTGATGCGATTGTTTTACAATTCCGTTTCCGAGAGAAGGATCTTTAAAATCGGCATTTTCAACATACATTTCTGCCATTTCTTTCCATTTGTGCTGATTAAAAAGCTTGAAATATTCTTTAACTAGTTTTTCATTTTCGGATGAAGATACTGGATTCATTTTTTCAGATTTTGCATTATTACAGGAGTAAAAGGAGATGAAAATAATAAGAACGATAAAACTGTTTTTCATATCAGTTATTTTTAGAATAATAGAAAACTAATTTAGTAATTGTTTTTCAATTTGTTGATTTTCAGTGTCTTTTTTCTGTTTTTCTTTTTTATTTAATGTTCTGACAATCCACGGAAGTGTAAGTCCTTGTCCAATTAGAGTAAAAAGAACAACAGCAACAGAAATAAAAATTATGGCATTTCTTTCCGGAAACGGAGTTCCGTCTTTAAGAAATCTGGGAAGTCCAATAGCGATCGCAAGCGATACAATACCGCGCATTCCTGACCAGCCTAAGATGATACTATTTTTGAAATCGAGAAGCGCATCTTCGCTGATTTTTCTTTTTCCTTTTCTAATTTTTTCAAAACCTTTCTGAAGATTAATTCTCTGAAGAAATATTCTAACAAATCGAATCAGTAAAGCGACAATCGTAATGATGAAGGCATAACCAATGTAAGGAACTAACATATCATTTTCAATATCTTTCAGTACATATCTAAAATTAAGTCCGATTAAAATAAAGATCAATCCGTTTAATAAAAAGATAATAATGTCCCAAAGGTTTCGTGAGCTGTTTTTTAAGCTTTCAGGAAAGATTTTTTTGCTAAAACGAGCGATCGCCAGACCAGAAATCACTACCGCTATTACTCCTGAAACATGAAGATGTTCTGCAATTAAATAAGTAACAAAAGGCATTAAAAGCATAAAACTAATCGTGACATTTGAATTTTTATGTACTTTTTTCAAAATGACAGCCAGAATTTTTGACATCACAAAACCGACTAAAAATCCGCCTCCCAATAATAAAATAAACTGCAATGTTGCCTGCCAGATTACAAAAGCAGATCCCATTACGGCCGCAACTGCAAACCGATAAGCAACCAGAGCGGAAGCATCGTTTATCAAACTTTCGCCTTCCAATATTGTTATGGTTTTATGCGAAATATCAAGTCCTTTTGTAATGCTTATTGCAGCAACAGCATCGGTTGCAGAAAGAATTGCTCCCAAGACAAAGGCGAGAGGCCAGGTTATATTCGGGATTAAATAATGGGCGACAACAGCAATCCAAAAGGTGGTAAGAAAAACCAATGTAATTGCTAAAGTGCTGATGGTGCTGATGTTTGTTTTAAAATCTTTGGGCGAAATATTAAACGAAGCATCATACAATAACGGAGGAAGGAAAAGAAGAAAAATAATTTCAGGATTAATTTCTATTTCATTCATTGTTGGAATAAAACCAATTCCAACTCCTACAATTACAAGCAGAATAGGATATGGTAATTTGGCTTTATCAGCAAAGGCAGATAATCCGATAACAATGGTGAGTATAAATATAATGATGCTGTAGTTTTCCATTTTAAAGTAGGAAGATTCTTAAGATGGATTATTGTCTTCATTAAAAAACTCAGTAATAGCAGTATTTTCAAATGAATGTATTTTCTTTTTTGTTGGAGTAGTGGAAGATGTTGTAGGTTCATCTTCTTTCATGGTATTGGTTTCGGTTTCGGTTATTTCTCCTTTTTCAAAATCATAGGTAAGTCCGGAGCGACCTCCGGCGCCGCTATAGTAAGCCTCCATATAACTCAAAACAAGATCTTTTCCAACATATTTAAATGTAGTTAATAGAGTGCCACTTGGCCCCATTCCGTATAGATTTATAAGCAGTTTGCCTTTTTCAATACTTATGTCTTCTGTGTCATAGAGTTTAAAATCGTATTCATTGTATTCTGAAGGCATGACTACATCAGAAACTTTGTCTAAACGATAGGACTTGTCTGTATTTTGCAAAAGAATCAACATTGGTCTTTTGGCAGTTTTTACATCTTTATGTTTCAATACTATAGCAATGTCTTCTAATCCATCGTTGTTTAAATCTCCTTGAGCATCATACTCAATTTCATAAATACCAAGTTTTGGAAGAAAATCTTCTGCTTTTTTTCCGGTTTCAGGATAGGTTATATCTGCTTCTTCGGGATCATTTTCTTCATATTCTTCGCCATTTTCTTCAAATTCTTTATTTGCCGGAAGACTGTCGATAACAACAACATTGTCTGATGTAGTTTTAGCATCTTTTTTACAAGATTGTATTGTAAAAACAAGGAAAAGAGATAGCGTATATAAGATTCTGTTTTTCATTAATATGGGCTTTTAGTATTTTTCAAATATAAATTATTCCTGTAAGATTTATAAGAGTAAATGTCTATTAGTTTTCAGTTAGCTGTTTTTCTAAATTTTGAATATCAGAACCACCGCTAAGTTTTTTATTTAAGACAGTTCCGTTTTCATCAACAAGAAAATGCCACGGAATGGCAAGTGACTGACTGCCGAATATATTTCGTAAATCGTCGTCTAATTTTTTATTAGCTCTTACATGATATCCTTCTAAGTTGTAAAAATGTGCCATATCACGCCATTGTTTATCCTTGCTTTCTTTGTCTATTGAAATGTAAACCATGGTAATGTTTTTGGATTTCAACAATTCATATAATTTCGGATTGTCTTTAAATTCTTCTTTACAGGGACCACACCAGGTTGCCCAAACGTCAATATAAAATGGTTTTCCGTTTAGATTTTTTACCAAATCTTTTACGGAGTTTATTTCGGCAGTATTTTCTACAAATTTTACCTTCTCATTTAAAGGTTCTTCTTTTTTCTTGTGGAAAGAAATAATCGGAATAATTACGGGTTCAAGAAAATGAGTGTAAGAACTGGAAGGATATTCTTTTTTGAATTGTTCAAAAAGTTTTATTAGTTCCTGTTCGTAGTTATTATTGATTGCTTCGTAATAAATATAAGCTGCGAAATAATATTCTAACTGCAAGCCGGATAAATGTTTTTTTGCATTATCAATATTATGTGTATGAATTTGTCCTTGTTTATGGAATTCTGAAAGGATTGCGGTATTTATATTATCCAGAATTAATTCATTATATCGTAAATAATTTTCTGTATAAAAATAAAACCACGGAGATTTTAAAAGTTCAGGATTGATTACCGGATTAGATTTGAAAATTGCCGACCAGAGTTCTGTGTATTGCGTTTTATTTAAAGTATTCTTATTTTGAGATTCATTTAAATAATTAATAAAAGCCAGACTTCCCTGCGCTCCTTTATAGAAATAATTTCTGTCTGTTTCAACGAGACGATAGAAATCTTTGGAAATAATCTTCTCTTTCAAAAGATTTTTAAATCCTTGTAGTTCATTTATTCTGCTTTCTTCCAGTTTTTGTTTGATTACAGTTGGAACACTGTCTTTGCTGTATTTTCTGGATTCGAGTTCAAAATGTCCTCCCACTATCATGCTTCTGTTTGGAATCTGATTGTATAATAGCTGCCCTTTTGCATTTTTAGATTCGACAGTAAATGGATTTTTAGCATCTTCAGTGTTAATATGAACTTTATAAGTCATGCCGGGCTCAATTATTAAAGTTCCGTATGATTTGTATTTATAAGATAAATCAATAAAACAGGTTTGATTCAGTTTGATATTGATTTGAAAATTGCCTGAAGAATCCGGCTGGACAGAATCTGTAAAACCGAAATAATCAATTCCGCCGATTGGCAAAGTATATTCTAATACTTCAGGAATTTTTCCGTTAATACTTCCTAAGATTTGAATACTGTTTTTTGTCTGGCACATAACCAATTTTGGAAACAGAAGAAATAAAACTAAAGGGAACCATTTCATTTTTTTTCAATTTTAACGATTTTTAAAGTATCTCAAATATATATTTTTTGTGAGAAATTAAGAAGTATAATTGGGTTAATAAGTAAATAATGACATGTAAAACAGCTATATGCCAAGAATGTCAGGTTCTAAAAATGTCATGTTGGCAGATGAATTTTAGGCCCAGACCGTAAAACTGACAAATTACTTTGGTTTTTTATATTGGCACAAAGATTGACTTATGCCACCTGAGTTATAAAATTAAATCAAAAATTAAATATATAAAAAATGGGTAAAATAATCGGAATTGACTTAGGTACGACGAACTCTTGTGTTTCTGTAATGGAAGGTAACGAAGCAGTTGTTATCCCTAACGCAGAAGGAAAAAGAACTACACCATCTATCATCGCTTTTGTTGAAGGTGGAGAAATTAAAGTAGGTGATCCTGCAAAAAGACAAGCAGTAACGAATCCTACAAAAACGATTGCTTCTATTAAACGTTTTATGGGACACACTTTTGCTGAAACTCAAGATGAGGCAAAAAGAGTTCCTTACAGTGTTGTAAAAGGTGACAACAATACGCCACGTGTGGATATTGACGGTCGTTTATACACTGCTCAAGAATTGTCTGCTATGACACTTCAAAAAATGAAAAAAACTGCTGAAGACTATTTAGGTCAAACAGTAACTGAGGCAGTTATTACTGTTCCTGCATACTTTAACGATGCTCAGCGTCAAGCTACTAAAGAAGCTGGAGAAATCGCTGGTCTTAAAGTTATGCGTATCATCAACGAGCCAACTGCTGCTGCACTTGCTTACGGATTAGATAAAAAAGGAACTGATCAAAAAATTGCTGTTTACGATTTAGGTGGAGGTACTTTTGATATCTCTGTTCTTGAATTAGGAGACGGTGTATTTGAAGTATTATCTACAAATGGTGATACTCACTTAGGTGGTGATGATTTTGACCAAGTTATTATTGACTGGTTAGCTGACGAATTCAAAACTGAAGAAGGTATTGATTTACGTTTAGATCCAATGTCATTACAGCGTTTGAAAGAAGCTGCTGAAAAAGCTAAGATTGAATTATCATCTTCTGCTGAAACTGAAATCAACTTGCCTTACGTAACTGCTACTGCTTCTGGACCAAAACACTTAGTGAAAAAATTATCTAGAGCTAAATTTGAGCAATTATCTGTTTCTTTAGTAAAACGTTCTATGGAGCCAGTTGCTAAAGCATTAAAAGATGCAGGTTTATCTACATCTGATATCGACGAAGTAATCCTTGTTGGAGGTTCTACTCGTATGCCAAGAATCGCTGACGAAGTTGAAAAATTCTTCGGTAAAAAAGCTTCTAAAGGTGTTAACCCTGATGAGGTTGTTGCTATTGGAGCTGCTATTCAAGGTGGAGTTTTATCTGGAGATGTAAAAGATGTATTGTTACTTGACGTAACTCCTCTTTCTTTAGGTATCGAAACTATGGGTGGTGTATTGACTAAATTAATCGAGTCTAACACAACTATCCCAACTAAAAAATCTCAAGTATTCTCTACTGCTGCTGATTCTCAACCATCTGTTGAAATCCACGTATTACAAGGAGAAAGAGCAATGGCTGCTGATAACAAAACTATCGGTCGTTTCCACTTAGATGGTATTCCACCAGCACCAAGAGGAGTTCCTCAAATCGAAGTAACTTTCGATATCGATGCTAATGGTATCATCAAAGTTTCTGCAACTGATAAAGGAACTGGAAAATCTCACGATATCCGTATCGAAGCTTCTTCTGGATTAACAGCTGAAGAAATCGAAAAAATGAAAAAAGATGCTGAAGCTAACGCTGATGCTGACAGAATTGCAAAAGAAAGAGCTGAGAAATTGAACGAAGCTGACAGTACTATTTTCCAAACTGAATCTCAATTGAAAGAGTTAGGAGATAAATTGACAGACGATCAAAAAACAGCTATCGAATACGCTTTAACTGAATTGAGAATGGCTCACCAATCTCAGGATCTTGACGCAATCCAAAAAGGATTAGACAATGTTAATGCAGCTTGGAAAACAGCTACAGAAGCAATGTACGCTCAAGGTGGTGAAGGACAACAAGCTGCTCCACAACAAGAGCAGTCTTCTGGAGACAATGTTGAAGACGTTGAATTCGAAGAGGTAAAATAATTCTTTAGTATTAAGTACTTAGTACAAAGTATTAAGATAGAAAACCGAGTCATTTCTGACTCGGTTTTTTTATGGATATTATTTATATTATTAAACCCGACAGATTTTCAAAACCTGTCGGGTTTAATTTAGTATAAATGCAGTAAAAGATTACTTTTTAATATCAGGACATTTTGTTAAATCTTTCTGAGCAAAATGATAAATGTCATTTCTTCTTCGAATTCTTTTTCGTAATATTACTATTGTAAAATTTCCAGAATGAGAAAGATCAAATACAAGAAAGGACGCAAGCTGCAACACATTACATTAGAGTATACAGGAACACACAAAGAGCACGAAACCGAAATGCAGCTTTTTGTATATGACGATAATGATGTTGTTGAATATGACAAGTTTACGGTTTTAGCTTTAAATTCTTGTTTTGATTATACTAAAAACAATTGGTTAAATGTTCATGGCTTAAATGATATTGGATTGCTTAAAACAATTGGAGCACATTTTAAGTTTGATGACTTTCTTTTAGCGGATATCTTAAATACGACTAAAAGAACCAAATTAGAAGAACAGCAAAACATTTTATTTTTCAATATAAAATCCCTTTTACCTTCTGAATATTCAGATAATATCAGCGTTGAGCAGATCAGTTTTATTCTGAAAGAAGGAATTCTGATTTCGTTTCAGGAAAAGCGAAGTGATTTCTTTACGCACATTCGCGAGCGCCTTCGTACACATGCCGGAATTGTGCGAACTAAAAAAGTAGATTACCTCTTGTATTTACTTTTAGATGCCGTTATGGAAAATTTCTATATCACATTGGAAGATGAAGAAGACAAGGTAGAAGAATTAATCAATCAGACCAAAAAAGATGCTAAACCAATTATTTTAGAGAAAATTGAAAATCATCGCGATAATTTAAATTTCCTTAAACGTTCCATTGTTCCACTTAGAGATTCACTTTATTATTTGAAAACCAAGAAAGATGATGATGACGAAAATGGTTTAATTCAGAAAGAAACCTTCAATTTTTTTATAAGACTTCACCAAAAAAGTTTAGAGCTTTTAGAGCAGATAGAATCGGATATGAGTGCGTTGGAAAGTGCTTCTAATTTCTATTTTTCAGAACAAAGCCGAAAAATGAATGAAATTATGAAAACGCTGACCATAATTTCGGCCATCTTTATTCCGCTTACCTTTATTGTCGGAGTTTACGGAATGAACTTTGAATACATGCCGGAACTCAAAATGAGAAATGGCTATTTTGTGGTTATGGGCATTATGTTTTTACTGGTCATAGCCTTGATTGTTTATTTCAAAAAAAGACGCTGGTTTTAACGTTTATTTCAGTGAAGGAAGCAATGATTTCTATTAAATTTGTTATTTAGAATAAATATAAATAATTATGAGTAAAGCAATATATATAGCCACTAGTGATCACAATAGTGGTAAGTCAATTATTACACTCGGTTTAATGAGTATCTTAATTGGTAAAACAGCCAAAGTAGGATATTTTAGACCTATAATTGAAGATTTTGTTGATGGTGAAGTAGACAATCATATTGAGACTGTTTTGTCGTATTTTAATCTTGATATTCAATTTGAAGACGCTTATGCGATTACTAAAAGCCGATTAATCAAAAAAAAGAATAAAGGAAAAATAGGTGAGGTCCTGGATTTGATTATTGAAAAATATAAAAAGCTCGAAGAACGTTTTGATTTCGTTTTAGTTGAAGGAACGAGTTTCACGGGAGAAGGAACTTCCATTGAATTGGATCTGAATGTTTTAATTGCTAAAAATCTGGGAATTCCAACAATTATTATCGGTTCAGGAGTTGGAAAAACTTTAGAAGAATTGTTGGACAGCTTATATTTGGTTTACGACTCATTTAAAGTAAAAGAGGTGGAGGTTTTATCGGTTTTTGCCAATAAGGTTCAACCGGAAAATATAGAACTGGTAACTAAAAGCCTGCAAAAAAGCCTTCCGCCAAATGTTTTAATTAATACCATTCCGCTCATATCAAGTTTGAATAATCCAACGATGCAGGAAATTGTAAACGAATTGGATGCAAAAGTTCTGTTTGGAGAAAATTATCTGAATAACGAAATCGGTCATTACAGTGTGGGAGCGATGCAGTTGCATAATTATTTGGTTCATCTGCATAATAATGCTTTAGTTATTACTCCTGGAGATCGCTCAGATATCATTTTGGGAGCTTTACAGGCTAATGAATCGGCTAATTATCCAACGATTTCAGGAATTATCCTAACCGGAAATATAGTTCCCGAAGAAAGTATTTTAAAGCTTATTGAAGGACTTTCTGCCATTGTGCCGATTATTGCTGTAGATGGTGGGACTTATCATATTACAAACAAAATTGGATCTATTAAATCAGAGATTTATGCCAACAACACGCATAAGATTGAAACCTCAATAACTACTTTCGAGAAATATGTTAACAATGATGCCTTATCGGAAAGATTAATCACTTTCCAGGCGGAAGGTATGACGCCGAAAATGTTTCAGTACAACATGGTTAAAAGAGCCAAACAGCACCGAAAACATATTGTACTGCCGGAAGGAAATGACGATCGAATTATTACGGCCGCGTCAAGATTATTGGACATGGATGTAGTCGATATTTCGATTATTGGAGATAAAAAACAAATAGAAAATAAGGTTGTAGAACTTGGAATTACATTTGATTTTTCTAAAGTAAATATCATCAATCCGATAGAATCTGAATTTTATGAGGATTATGCGAATACGTATTATGAGCTCAGAAAAGCCAAAAACGTTAGTATCACTATGGCAAGGGATTTAATGGAAGATGTATCGTATTTTGGAACGATGATGGTGTACAAAGGCCACGCAGACGGAATGGTTTCGGGAGCGGCTCATACGACACAGCATACAATTTTACCAGCGCTTCAATTCATTAAAACCAAACCAAACTCATCTGTAGTTTCTTCCGTTTTCTTTATGTGTTTAGAAGATCGTGTTTCTGTTTTTGGAGATTGCGCTATTAATCCAAACCCAACTGCAGAACAATTGGCAGAAATCGCCATTTCATCAGCAGAATCAAGTGCTGCTTTTGGAATTGAACCAAAAATTGCTATGCTTTCTTACTCTTCAGGAGCTTCTGGAAAAGGAGATGAAGTAGATAAAGTGAGAACAGCAACAGCTATCGTAAAAGAAAAAAGACCTGATTTAAAGATTGAAGGCCCAATTCAATATGATGCAGCAGTAGATTTGAGTGTTGGAAAAAGCAAAATGCCGGATTCTGAAGTGGCAGGGCAGGCAAGTGTATTAATTTTCCCTGATTTAAATACCGGAAATAATACTTATAAAGCTGTTCAGAGAGAAACCGGAGCTTTGGCAATCGGCCCAATGCTTCAAGGTTTAAACAAACCTGTAAACGATTTAAGCCGTGGTTGTACTGTAGATGATATTATCAATACAGTAGTAATTACAGCAATTCAGGCGCAAGGAATGTAAATTCAATTAAAAATTAAAAAACAGAACGCGGATGAGACAGATTTGCTATCACGAAAACGCAGATTTATACAGATTTTATTTTGATGAAATGAAAAATCCTTTTTTAATCCGGGTTTTTATCAAGTAAATCCGGGTCATCAGCGTACTAATCTCAATAATAAAAAATTAAAGATTTCTGTTTTCAAGATTAAAACAAAACTTAGTGACTTAGCGCCTTTGTGGCAAAAACATAAAAAATGAAAATACTTATAATAAACTCAGGAAGTTCCTCAATTAAATATCAATTAATGGTTATGCCGACAAACGAAGTAATTTGCAGTGGTATGATTGACAGAATTGGTTTAGAAACTTCAAATATAACTTTTAAAACAGCTTCAAATTCATTTGAAGAAATATTGCCAATTCCAACGCATAAGGTAGGTTTGCAGAAAGTCTCGGATTTACTTTTAGATCCTGAAAAAGGAGTAATCAAAACAACTTCAGAAATTGCTGCAGTTGGACACAGAGTAGTTCACGGAGGAAGTTATTTTTCTGATACAACAATTATTACCGAAGAAGTAAAAGACAAAATCAAAGAGCTTTCAGAATTAGCTCCTTTACATAATCCGGCACATTTGGTCGGAATAAATGTGGCTGAGGAAATCTTTTCAGATGCCAAGCAAGTCGCTGTTTTTGATACCGCTTTTCATCAGACCATTCCGGTTGAAGCACATAAATATGCGATCCCTAATTTTCTTTTAACAGAACAT is a window of Flavobacterium crocinum DNA encoding:
- a CDS encoding TlpA family protein disulfide reductase; translation: MKWFPLVLFLLFPKLVMCQTKNSIQILGSINGKIPEVLEYTLPIGGIDYFGFTDSVQPDSSGNFQINIKLNQTCFIDLSYKYKSYGTLIIEPGMTYKVHINTEDAKNPFTVESKNAKGQLLYNQIPNRSMIVGGHFELESRKYSKDSVPTVIKQKLEESRINELQGFKNLLKEKIISKDFYRLVETDRNYFYKGAQGSLAFINYLNESQNKNTLNKTQYTELWSAIFKSNPVINPELLKSPWFYFYTENYLRYNELILDNINTAILSEFHKQGQIHTHNIDNAKKHLSGLQLEYYFAAYIYYEAINNNYEQELIKLFEQFKKEYPSSSYTHFLEPVIIPIISFHKKKEEPLNEKVKFVENTAEINSVKDLVKNLNGKPFYIDVWATWCGPCKEEFKDNPKLYELLKSKNITMVYISIDKESKDKQWRDMAHFYNLEGYHVRANKKLDDDLRNIFGSQSLAIPWHFLVDENGTVLNKKLSGGSDIQNLEKQLTEN
- a CDS encoding nuclear transport factor 2 family protein, encoding MNPVSSSENEKLVKEYFKLFNQHKWKEMAEMYVENADFKDPSLGNGIVKQSHQQIITKYTELSDMFPDVHDKILQIYLSGEKHIIVEFVSTGTAPDKSKFELPICTIFTIENGKIAKDFTYYDNFEEPQE
- a CDS encoding Na+/H+ antiporter — encoded protein: MENYSIIIFILTIVIGLSAFADKAKLPYPILLVIVGVGIGFIPTMNEIEINPEIIFLLFLPPLLYDASFNISPKDFKTNISTISTLAITLVFLTTFWIAVVAHYLIPNITWPLAFVLGAILSATDAVAAISITKGLDISHKTITILEGESLINDASALVAYRFAVAAVMGSAFVIWQATLQFILLLGGGFLVGFVMSKILAVILKKVHKNSNVTISFMLLMPFVTYLIAEHLHVSGVIAVVISGLAIARFSKKIFPESLKNSSRNLWDIIIFLLNGLIFILIGLNFRYVLKDIENDMLVPYIGYAFIITIVALLIRFVRIFLQRINLQKGFEKIRKGKRKISEDALLDFKNSIILGWSGMRGIVSLAIAIGLPRFLKDGTPFPERNAIIFISVAVVLFTLIGQGLTLPWIVRTLNKKEKQKKDTENQQIEKQLLN
- the corA gene encoding magnesium/cobalt transporter CorA, producing the protein MRKIKYKKGRKLQHITLEYTGTHKEHETEMQLFVYDDNDVVEYDKFTVLALNSCFDYTKNNWLNVHGLNDIGLLKTIGAHFKFDDFLLADILNTTKRTKLEEQQNILFFNIKSLLPSEYSDNISVEQISFILKEGILISFQEKRSDFFTHIRERLRTHAGIVRTKKVDYLLYLLLDAVMENFYITLEDEEDKVEELINQTKKDAKPIILEKIENHRDNLNFLKRSIVPLRDSLYYLKTKKDDDDENGLIQKETFNFFIRLHQKSLELLEQIESDMSALESASNFYFSEQSRKMNEIMKTLTIISAIFIPLTFIVGVYGMNFEYMPELKMRNGYFVVMGIMFLLVIALIVYFKKRRWF
- the pta gene encoding phosphate acetyltransferase, whose protein sequence is MSKAIYIATSDHNSGKSIITLGLMSILIGKTAKVGYFRPIIEDFVDGEVDNHIETVLSYFNLDIQFEDAYAITKSRLIKKKNKGKIGEVLDLIIEKYKKLEERFDFVLVEGTSFTGEGTSIELDLNVLIAKNLGIPTIIIGSGVGKTLEELLDSLYLVYDSFKVKEVEVLSVFANKVQPENIELVTKSLQKSLPPNVLINTIPLISSLNNPTMQEIVNELDAKVLFGENYLNNEIGHYSVGAMQLHNYLVHLHNNALVITPGDRSDIILGALQANESANYPTISGIILTGNIVPEESILKLIEGLSAIVPIIAVDGGTYHITNKIGSIKSEIYANNTHKIETSITTFEKYVNNDALSERLITFQAEGMTPKMFQYNMVKRAKQHRKHIVLPEGNDDRIITAASRLLDMDVVDISIIGDKKQIENKVVELGITFDFSKVNIINPIESEFYEDYANTYYELRKAKNVSITMARDLMEDVSYFGTMMVYKGHADGMVSGAAHTTQHTILPALQFIKTKPNSSVVSSVFFMCLEDRVSVFGDCAINPNPTAEQLAEIAISSAESSAAFGIEPKIAMLSYSSGASGKGDEVDKVRTATAIVKEKRPDLKIEGPIQYDAAVDLSVGKSKMPDSEVAGQASVLIFPDLNTGNNTYKAVQRETGALAIGPMLQGLNKPVNDLSRGCTVDDIINTVVITAIQAQGM
- a CDS encoding SRPBCC family protein, producing the protein MTSEILSTTPDSEIVTTRVLNFSQELVFKAWSEPKHLKNWWGPNGFTNTFHEFDFREGGIWKFTMHGSEKGNYENDVEFIKIEKPNLIAWKRHSKPLFQILATFDALSENETKVVFKMLFETKEECQKLKPYVVDKNEENFDKLEIELSKMKL
- the dnaK gene encoding molecular chaperone DnaK produces the protein MGKIIGIDLGTTNSCVSVMEGNEAVVIPNAEGKRTTPSIIAFVEGGEIKVGDPAKRQAVTNPTKTIASIKRFMGHTFAETQDEAKRVPYSVVKGDNNTPRVDIDGRLYTAQELSAMTLQKMKKTAEDYLGQTVTEAVITVPAYFNDAQRQATKEAGEIAGLKVMRIINEPTAAALAYGLDKKGTDQKIAVYDLGGGTFDISVLELGDGVFEVLSTNGDTHLGGDDFDQVIIDWLADEFKTEEGIDLRLDPMSLQRLKEAAEKAKIELSSSAETEINLPYVTATASGPKHLVKKLSRAKFEQLSVSLVKRSMEPVAKALKDAGLSTSDIDEVILVGGSTRMPRIADEVEKFFGKKASKGVNPDEVVAIGAAIQGGVLSGDVKDVLLLDVTPLSLGIETMGGVLTKLIESNTTIPTKKSQVFSTAADSQPSVEIHVLQGERAMAADNKTIGRFHLDGIPPAPRGVPQIEVTFDIDANGIIKVSATDKGTGKSHDIRIEASSGLTAEEIEKMKKDAEANADADRIAKERAEKLNEADSTIFQTESQLKELGDKLTDDQKTAIEYALTELRMAHQSQDLDAIQKGLDNVNAAWKTATEAMYAQGGEGQQAAPQQEQSSGDNVEDVEFEEVK
- a CDS encoding nuclease-related domain-containing protein, translating into MHNFGLFNLFFLSKLKSLNIKQKKYFSKKKEHLNYISENFQNVVDQSSFQDLQKLERKTETIKKLNNTIYGAIGEHKVENILKKLSDDYVLINDFCYTFEVPLKNKGDFIKSIQIDHLLISSFGIFIIETKNWSNDSIENLDLRSPVAQILRTNFGLYKLLESQMNKSAWNLTRQHWGNRKIPLKNIIVFTNISPKEQFQFVKILGLDELLSYIKYFSPNFSPQETKTIADSLLVLSKQKKIQSKLTI